The Granulicella arctica genome has a segment encoding these proteins:
- a CDS encoding SDR family NAD(P)-dependent oxidoreductase, which yields MNDLSGKTALVTGASRGIGRASALAIAKAGANVLVHYGRGAKEAEAVVAQIKADGGHGQAVAGDMTHPQGPSLLAADVRSILGDRLDILVANAGISRPGTIDKTTIEEFDELFAINVRAPFFLVQQLLPLLANGSSIVVTSSLAAHAAVDGLSAYSMTKGALDTMVKHFAYELGPRGIRVNAVAPGIVATDMSEFAKTDQGRDYAMNMQALKRVAEPEDIAGVIAFLASDEARWITGDTVRVDGGSKL from the coding sequence ATGAACGATCTATCTGGAAAAACTGCACTTGTAACAGGGGCTTCCCGAGGCATCGGGCGCGCGAGTGCCTTGGCCATCGCGAAGGCCGGCGCAAATGTGCTCGTTCATTACGGACGAGGCGCGAAGGAAGCTGAAGCCGTCGTTGCTCAAATCAAGGCAGACGGAGGCCACGGTCAGGCAGTTGCTGGCGACATGACCCATCCCCAGGGGCCAAGTCTACTCGCAGCTGATGTTCGCAGCATCCTCGGTGATCGTCTCGACATCCTCGTTGCCAATGCGGGTATTTCCAGACCAGGAACGATCGACAAAACGACCATCGAGGAGTTTGACGAACTATTTGCCATAAACGTCCGTGCACCGTTCTTCCTGGTTCAACAACTTCTGCCGCTCCTGGCGAACGGTAGCAGTATAGTCGTTACATCTTCGCTTGCCGCTCACGCTGCCGTTGACGGTCTCTCCGCGTATTCCATGACGAAGGGAGCCCTCGACACGATGGTCAAGCACTTTGCATACGAACTCGGACCTCGTGGCATCCGGGTGAATGCCGTCGCCCCCGGGATCGTCGCAACGGACATGTCTGAGTTTGCAAAAACGGACCAGGGCCGCGACTATGCCATGAACATGCAAGCGCTTAAGCGTGTAGCCGAACCAGAAGACATCGCCGGTGTCATAGCGTTTCTTGCCTCGGACGAGGCCCGCTGGATCACTGGAGATACCGTGAGGGTCGATGGCGGTTCCAAGCTGTAG
- a CDS encoding DinB family protein, translated as MATDSVFVANAVGVWKGTLERADKFFNSLREEELQYRVAPDRNRLIYLWGHLTAMHDRMSVLLGVGERIAPAFDEVFLTSADGASGLPPVEEVRKAWKLVSDQLSAGITRLSPDEWLEKHTSVKDEDYAKDPLRNKLSILLTRTNHLSYHLGQTSLVQR; from the coding sequence ATGGCAACCGACTCCGTATTTGTAGCAAATGCAGTGGGCGTATGGAAAGGAACTTTGGAGAGAGCCGACAAGTTCTTCAACAGCCTCCGCGAAGAGGAACTGCAGTACCGCGTAGCTCCTGATCGCAACCGCTTGATTTATCTTTGGGGCCACCTGACCGCAATGCACGATCGCATGAGCGTCCTTCTCGGCGTAGGAGAGCGGATTGCGCCAGCGTTTGATGAAGTGTTTCTTACCTCCGCCGACGGAGCTAGCGGTCTGCCGCCTGTAGAAGAGGTTCGTAAAGCCTGGAAGCTTGTGAGCGACCAGTTGAGTGCGGGAATCACCCGCCTGTCGCCGGATGAGTGGTTGGAAAAGCACACATCTGTAAAAGACGAGGACTATGCCAAGGATCCTCTTCGCAACAAGCTATCGATTTTGCTTACACGCACGAATCACCTGTCCTATCACCTCGGCCAGACCAGTCTCGTCCAGCGCTAG
- a CDS encoding SDR family NAD(P)-dependent oxidoreductase gives MSSRIVLITGALTGIGRATAIAFAKQGANLIVSGRTDDAGNKLVTELRALGVEAEYIKADVRREDDVRNLVDQTVQRFGHLDIAVNNAGTEGQPGLVVDQTAETFHATFETNVLGTLLSMKHEIRAMQAVKKGSIVNISSSYGKTGAAYASVYSASKHAVEGLTKSAALEVAASGIRVNAVAPGPIDTGMLSRFTGTEEIKAGLAATVPLKRVGHPEEIADTIVFLSSDQASFITGATFAVDGGKTAA, from the coding sequence ATGTCAAGCAGAATCGTTCTCATCACAGGCGCGCTTACAGGCATTGGACGTGCGACTGCGATTGCCTTTGCGAAGCAAGGTGCAAACCTCATCGTCTCAGGACGCACAGATGATGCGGGAAACAAGTTGGTGACGGAGTTGCGTGCTCTCGGCGTTGAGGCTGAATACATCAAAGCGGATGTTCGGCGTGAAGACGACGTTCGTAACCTAGTCGACCAAACGGTGCAACGGTTCGGTCACCTAGACATTGCTGTCAATAATGCCGGGACAGAAGGTCAGCCTGGGTTAGTCGTGGACCAGACTGCTGAAACCTTTCACGCAACGTTTGAGACGAACGTGCTAGGCACACTGTTGAGCATGAAGCACGAGATCCGTGCGATGCAGGCCGTAAAAAAGGGCAGCATTGTGAACATCTCGTCCAGCTACGGCAAGACAGGTGCGGCGTATGCGTCCGTCTACTCTGCAAGCAAGCACGCAGTAGAGGGCCTAACAAAGTCAGCTGCGCTGGAAGTTGCCGCTTCTGGGATACGGGTGAATGCGGTTGCGCCGGGACCGATCGATACGGGTATGTTGAGTCGGTTTACGGGCACGGAAGAGATCAAGGCTGGTCTGGCTGCGACGGTTCCGCTCAAGCGCGTCGGTCATCCTGAAGAAATCGCGGACACAATTGTGTTCCTCTCGTCCGACCAAGCTTCATTCATCACAGGCGCCACCTTCGCGGTTGATGGCGGTAAGACTGCAGCATAA
- a CDS encoding TetR/AcrR family transcriptional regulator: protein MGNDAGRDQTAPPKGGRPRSVKLHRAILKAAVDLVLSTGFRCLSIDAIAAKAAVGRMTVYRRWPNKAAIIMDAFVERVDPGTLFTPSVSFTESIRLQMRTMAKAFRGKDGALIRALLAEAQFDPELAKALHDRWTMPRRKMAVEYFRRGMEQGLIRADIDPDAMIDLLYAPLYYRLQMGTGPLSDAYVDEIFEHGMQGLLPNRGARS from the coding sequence ATGGGCAACGATGCCGGACGCGATCAGACAGCTCCTCCGAAAGGAGGCAGGCCGAGGAGCGTAAAGCTTCATCGTGCGATCCTCAAGGCGGCAGTCGACCTGGTGCTCAGCACTGGTTTCCGGTGCTTGAGCATCGACGCGATTGCTGCAAAGGCTGCTGTCGGTCGTATGACTGTGTACAGACGGTGGCCGAATAAGGCAGCCATCATCATGGACGCGTTCGTTGAAAGAGTGGACCCGGGAACTTTGTTCACTCCCTCTGTCTCGTTTACAGAAAGCATCCGCCTTCAAATGAGGACTATGGCCAAAGCTTTCCGCGGTAAAGATGGGGCGCTTATTCGCGCTCTCCTCGCGGAAGCGCAGTTTGATCCCGAGCTGGCGAAAGCTCTGCATGATCGCTGGACGATGCCTAGAAGGAAGATGGCAGTGGAGTACTTTCGCAGGGGTATGGAGCAAGGACTGATCCGAGCAGATATTGACCCCGACGCAATGATTGACCTGCTTTATGCGCCGCTTTACTATAGACTGCAGATGGGAACCGGACCTCTGTCTGACGCATATGTCGATGAAATCTTTGAGCATGGAATGCAAGGTCTCCTTCCCAATCGGGGTGCTCGATCATGA
- a CDS encoding HD domain-containing protein translates to MGTMSASVITETLAWQGGISLPYSSLVREVTEFVRDTESELLFNHSSRVYCFGALMGARKGMVFDPELLYVGAMFHDLGLTRAHSSMQNRFEVDGANAAVEFLHQRGIGEQAAHEVWTAIALHTTPEIPRYMSPVVALTSAGVEMDVLGVDYADYSIESRSGVVKAFPRSPSFKEDIIEAFYEGIKRKPQITFGNVTADVMADKESAFRPRNFCDVVRMSSWAC, encoded by the coding sequence ATGGGCACAATGAGCGCTAGCGTCATTACGGAAACATTAGCTTGGCAAGGCGGAATCAGCTTGCCATACAGTTCTCTGGTCCGAGAGGTCACAGAGTTCGTCCGGGACACAGAGAGTGAGTTGTTGTTCAACCACTCAAGCAGAGTTTATTGCTTCGGGGCCCTGATGGGTGCGCGGAAGGGGATGGTATTCGACCCCGAATTGCTCTACGTAGGCGCAATGTTCCATGATCTTGGGCTGACCCGGGCTCATAGTAGCATGCAGAATCGATTTGAGGTCGACGGGGCAAATGCGGCGGTGGAGTTTCTCCACCAACGGGGGATCGGTGAACAGGCCGCACACGAGGTCTGGACAGCGATTGCACTCCACACAACGCCTGAAATTCCCCGGTATATGAGTCCCGTGGTCGCGCTTACCAGTGCCGGGGTTGAGATGGATGTTCTTGGGGTTGACTATGCCGACTACAGCATCGAGAGTCGCTCAGGCGTCGTGAAGGCGTTTCCTCGTTCGCCGTCCTTCAAAGAGGACATTATCGAGGCCTTCTACGAAGGCATCAAGCGTAAACCCCAGATCACGTTTGGAAATGTGACGGCAGACGTTATGGCGGACAAAGAAAGTGCGTTCCGGCCGAGAAACTTCTGTGATGTGGTTCGGATGTCCAGTTGGGCCTGTTGA